The Arachis duranensis cultivar V14167 chromosome 2, aradu.V14167.gnm2.J7QH, whole genome shotgun sequence genome has a window encoding:
- the LOC107474653 gene encoding uncharacterized protein LOC107474653, with protein MGTTPFHPSILKVWLPRNFDKPTEMRYEGTKDPQEHLTAFEAQMNLEGVGDAVRGRAFPVTLADPAVRWFNALSQGSITTFMDISQSFLARFITRIVKAKLPINLLGVTQKPGEPTRKFLDRFNDECLEIDGLTDSVASLCLRNGLLNEDFRKHLTTKLVWTMQEIQSVAKEYINDKEVSQVVATNKR; from the coding sequence ATGGGGACAACCCCTTTCCACCCCTCGATCCTCAAGGTCTGGCTTCCGAGAAATTTTGACAAGCCAACAGAGATGAGGTACGAAGGGACTAAGGACCCCCAGGAGCACCTCACAGCCTTTGAAGCGCAGATGAATTTGGAAGGGGTAGGCGACGCGGTCAGGGGTCGAGCATTTCCCGTAACGCTGGCTGACCCAGCAGTCCGATGGTTTAACGCACTCTCGCAAGGGTCCATCACGACCTTCATGGACATTTCCCAAAGCTTCCTAGCTCGGTTCATAACACGCATAGTCAAGGCAAAGCTCCCGATTAACTTGCTAGGGGTCACTCAAAAGCCCGGAGAGCCGACCAGAAAGTTTCTGGATAGGTTCAACGACGAATGCTTGGAAATTGATGGCCTCACGGACTCGGTTGCTAGTCTCTGCCTAAGAAATGGCCTGCTAAATGAGGACTTTAGAAAGCACCTCACGACCAAACTTGTCTGGACCATGCAGGAAATTCAAAGCGTGGCCAAGGAATACATCAATGATAAGGAGGTGAGTCAGGTTGTAGCAACCAATAAACGGTAG